In a single window of the Prevotella melaninogenica genome:
- a CDS encoding glycoside hydrolase family 97 protein, whose protein sequence is MKTERFKNLFLVLCFALLPMAMMAKQEATVSSPSGNLTLTVGVDKAGRPYYSLRRGGEVILLPSALGMKLKDGSLDSDFRVVAFARATKDETWRQPWGEEVDVRNHYNELTMKLAQKKGLQRQLNIVFRVFDDGMGFRYVFPEQKQLKDFVITDEATEFCFKGDSEAWTLPYDAAYYEGLWTKEHLSKKGKVCTPVTIEAKPNLYMMLHEANLTDYASLNVKPVETKDGNVRLKAELVPWSNGDLVRAKAPFVSPWRMLSVENKVGGLITNRVMLNLNDPCKIKDTSWITTGKYVGVWWSYHMQTATWAPGPKHGATTENTKRYIDFAAKHGFKGVLVEGWNYGWENDWGKEGDKFNFTKAYPDYDFEGLQKYALSKGVSLIAHNETGGAAKNYEDQLEEAFSLYEKMGIKAIKTGYVNNLMDDKEHQHSQYGVRHYRKVIEAAARHHIMVVNHEPAMPTGLQRTYPNLIASEGVRGQEWNAWDGNGGNPPYHLCVLPFTRQLAGPIDFTPGIFNLEGKVFPNTHPHTTLAKQLAEYVVIYTPWQMAADEIENYKDQPAFAFIEAMPSNWQRIVVPMAEIGKYIVTARKDHDSENWFVGGMSDENARDIKLKLDFLSPGTSYKAIIYKDGPDAEYDKNPYSMTIEQQVVNNETVLNLHLAKSGGFAIQLVCLK, encoded by the coding sequence ATGAAAACAGAACGTTTTAAAAATCTCTTTTTAGTGCTGTGCTTTGCACTCCTTCCAATGGCAATGATGGCAAAGCAGGAAGCTACGGTGAGTTCACCTTCGGGCAATCTTACATTGACAGTAGGTGTTGATAAGGCTGGACGACCTTATTATTCCTTACGTCGTGGAGGGGAAGTAATCCTTCTCCCTTCAGCTTTGGGAATGAAACTGAAAGATGGAAGTCTTGATAGTGACTTTCGTGTTGTGGCTTTTGCAAGAGCTACAAAGGACGAAACGTGGCGCCAACCATGGGGAGAAGAAGTCGATGTGCGCAACCATTATAACGAGTTGACTATGAAGTTGGCACAGAAGAAAGGATTGCAGCGACAGCTGAATATCGTCTTCCGTGTCTTTGACGATGGTATGGGCTTCCGTTATGTGTTCCCAGAGCAAAAGCAGTTGAAGGACTTTGTCATCACGGATGAGGCTACAGAATTTTGCTTTAAGGGTGATTCAGAGGCTTGGACATTGCCATACGATGCAGCTTACTATGAAGGACTGTGGACAAAGGAACATCTTAGTAAGAAGGGAAAGGTGTGTACTCCGGTTACTATCGAGGCAAAACCAAACCTTTATATGATGCTTCATGAAGCGAATCTTACTGATTATGCTTCGCTGAATGTTAAGCCTGTGGAGACAAAAGATGGTAATGTAAGATTGAAGGCTGAGTTAGTTCCATGGTCAAATGGCGACTTGGTGCGTGCAAAAGCTCCTTTCGTCAGTCCTTGGCGTATGTTGTCAGTGGAGAATAAGGTGGGCGGTTTGATTACAAACCGTGTCATGTTAAACCTCAACGACCCTTGTAAGATTAAGGATACATCATGGATTACAACAGGAAAGTACGTCGGTGTATGGTGGTCTTACCACATGCAGACAGCAACGTGGGCTCCCGGTCCTAAGCATGGTGCCACAACCGAGAACACAAAACGCTACATCGACTTTGCTGCAAAGCATGGTTTCAAGGGCGTATTGGTCGAAGGTTGGAACTATGGATGGGAGAACGACTGGGGTAAGGAAGGTGATAAATTCAACTTCACAAAGGCTTATCCTGATTATGACTTTGAGGGATTGCAGAAGTATGCACTGTCAAAAGGTGTTTCACTCATTGCTCATAACGAGACAGGTGGTGCTGCAAAGAACTACGAAGATCAGTTAGAAGAAGCCTTCTCTCTCTATGAGAAGATGGGTATCAAGGCTATTAAGACGGGTTATGTCAATAATCTAATGGACGATAAGGAGCACCAACACTCTCAATATGGTGTACGTCACTATCGCAAGGTGATAGAGGCTGCAGCCCGTCATCACATTATGGTGGTTAATCATGAGCCTGCTATGCCAACAGGTTTACAGCGTACTTATCCAAACCTCATTGCCAGTGAGGGTGTTAGAGGACAAGAGTGGAATGCTTGGGACGGCAATGGTGGCAATCCTCCTTACCATCTTTGTGTGCTTCCTTTCACCCGTCAATTGGCTGGACCGATAGACTTTACACCAGGAATCTTTAATCTTGAAGGTAAGGTTTTTCCTAATACGCATCCACATACAACACTTGCTAAGCAGTTGGCTGAGTATGTTGTTATTTATACTCCATGGCAGATGGCAGCCGACGAGATCGAAAACTACAAGGACCAACCAGCCTTCGCTTTCATCGAGGCGATGCCTTCTAACTGGCAAAGAATAGTTGTTCCAATGGCGGAGATAGGGAAGTATATTGTTACAGCACGTAAGGATCACGATAGTGAGAACTGGTTTGTAGGAGGTATGAGTGACGAGAATGCACGTGATATCAAGTTGAAACTCGACTTCCTTTCACCTGGTACAAGTTACAAGGCTATCATCTATAAGGATGGTCCTGATGCTGAATACGATAAGAATCCATACTCTATGACGATTGAGCAGCAGGTGGTTAACAACGAAACAGTACTTAACTTGCACTTGGCTAAGAGTGGTGGTTTTGCCATTCAGTTGGTTTGTTTGAAGTAA
- a CDS encoding RagB/SusD family nutrient uptake outer membrane protein, translated as MKRLNISISNILPGRKTWLGVGLLLAMASCTDLNEQLYDKVSQDDYGKTSSEVATIVGGAYATLRGYGSGTPEGAGIICYPTCEYVFFTQECSSDEACIPTRGTDWYDGGRYQQFQRHNWDAKNSGILSVWRYNFTGVSKVNAIIYQVEQSGLTTEDKQKVEAELRGLRAYYYYNLLDCFGNVPVVTDFTQKELPTNTPRKDVFAFIEKELKEIIPLLPSGITYGRFTQNVANMLLARLYLNAEVFTGTARWQDCLDACNKVQGYSLTANYKASFAIQNEKSPEIIFAIPYDHKQGTVGNYLASMTYHYNQKLAFDPAGVYQWCGNGICAQPGLYSSFDAKDVRRQSLLIGQQYSAKDGSEVLMDDGSPLNYTEEIDNFTDATKNAGARLNKYEWSANDSWERDNDWVLMRYAEILMMQAECNFRLGYTSTALTYINQIRKRAGLDDLTTLTLDDLDTEWKHEFVFENLRRTTNIRFGTYFKAWWEKPADPADKHTGIYPIPQEELSKNPNLKQNPGYES; from the coding sequence ATGAAACGATTGAATATTAGCATATCAAATATCCTTCCTGGACGGAAGACTTGGTTAGGAGTAGGACTGCTCTTGGCAATGGCTTCCTGTACTGACCTTAACGAACAACTCTACGATAAGGTGTCGCAAGATGACTATGGAAAGACTTCTTCTGAGGTAGCAACCATCGTTGGAGGTGCTTATGCTACGCTCCGAGGCTATGGTTCTGGTACTCCTGAGGGCGCAGGTATCATCTGTTATCCTACTTGTGAGTATGTCTTCTTCACACAGGAATGCTCAAGTGATGAAGCATGTATCCCAACCCGTGGTACAGACTGGTATGATGGTGGTCGCTATCAGCAGTTCCAACGTCACAATTGGGATGCTAAGAACTCTGGTATCCTCTCTGTATGGCGATATAACTTCACTGGTGTTTCAAAGGTGAATGCCATCATCTATCAGGTAGAACAGAGTGGACTGACCACAGAGGACAAGCAGAAAGTGGAGGCAGAGTTGCGTGGCTTGCGTGCTTACTACTATTACAACCTGCTTGATTGCTTTGGAAACGTACCTGTTGTGACCGACTTCACGCAGAAGGAACTCCCAACGAATACTCCGCGTAAGGATGTCTTTGCCTTCATTGAGAAGGAACTCAAGGAGATCATTCCACTCTTGCCTTCTGGCATTACCTATGGTCGTTTTACCCAGAACGTTGCCAATATGCTCTTAGCACGACTCTATCTCAATGCCGAGGTGTTTACTGGTACGGCTCGTTGGCAGGACTGTCTTGATGCTTGTAATAAGGTTCAAGGCTATTCGCTGACAGCAAATTATAAGGCAAGTTTCGCTATTCAGAACGAGAAATCTCCTGAAATCATCTTCGCAATACCTTACGATCACAAGCAGGGAACCGTAGGTAACTATCTTGCAAGTATGACTTACCACTATAACCAGAAGTTGGCTTTCGACCCAGCTGGCGTTTATCAGTGGTGTGGTAACGGTATCTGCGCACAGCCGGGACTCTATTCATCATTCGATGCGAAGGATGTACGTCGCCAAAGTCTGCTCATCGGTCAGCAATATAGTGCTAAGGATGGTTCTGAAGTACTGATGGATGATGGCTCACCATTGAACTATACGGAGGAGATTGACAACTTCACCGATGCTACAAAGAATGCTGGTGCCCGTCTGAACAAGTACGAATGGAGTGCTAATGACTCTTGGGAGCGCGATAACGACTGGGTACTAATGCGCTATGCAGAGATTTTGATGATGCAAGCTGAGTGTAACTTCCGTTTGGGTTACACCTCAACAGCACTCACTTATATCAATCAGATTCGTAAGCGTGCAGGCCTTGACGACCTCACAACGCTCACCCTCGACGATCTTGACACAGAGTGGAAGCACGAGTTTGTATTTGAGAATCTGCGCCGTACAACCAACATCCGTTTCGGAACTTACTTCAAAGCGTGGTGGGAGAAGCCAGCTGATCCTGCCGACAAGCATACGGGTATCTATCCAATTCCACAAGAGGAGTTGAGCAAGAACCCTAACTTAAAGCAGAATCCCGGTTACGAAAGTTAA
- a CDS encoding NAD-dependent epimerase/dehydratase family protein, whose protein sequence is MKKILITGASGFIGSFIVEEALRRGMETWAVVRRTSSREYLQDERIHFIELDFSSVDKLKEQLSGHQFDYVVHAAGVTKCLNKEDFFRVNRDGTRNFVEALQVLNQPLERFVFLSSLSIFGAIREQQPYKEIEPTDTPQPNTAYGKSKLEAEQLLPSSFPYIILRPTGVYGPREKDYFLMAKSIKGHSDFAVGYKQQDITFVYVKDVVQATFLALEHGKIGSAYFLSDGKVYQSTTFSDLIHEELGRPWWIRITAPIWVLRVVTFFGDLIGQMTGKISALNNDKYQILKQRNWRCNIRPAIEELGYKPEYDLKRGVKETIEWYKKEGWL, encoded by the coding sequence ATGAAAAAGATACTTATAACAGGCGCATCGGGCTTCATTGGCTCCTTTATCGTGGAGGAAGCACTGCGCAGGGGTATGGAAACTTGGGCGGTAGTACGCCGTACTTCCTCACGAGAATACCTCCAAGATGAGCGGATTCATTTCATAGAATTAGACTTCTCATCAGTCGATAAACTAAAAGAACAGCTCTCTGGACATCAGTTTGACTATGTTGTTCATGCCGCTGGTGTGACAAAATGCTTGAATAAGGAGGATTTCTTCCGTGTCAATCGAGATGGTACGCGCAACTTTGTAGAGGCTCTTCAAGTGCTTAATCAGCCTTTGGAGCGTTTTGTTTTCCTATCAAGTCTTAGTATCTTTGGCGCTATCAGAGAGCAACAACCTTATAAGGAGATAGAGCCAACAGATACTCCACAGCCTAACACAGCCTACGGTAAGAGTAAGTTGGAGGCTGAACAGTTGCTGCCTTCGTCCTTCCCATATATCATCTTGCGCCCAACTGGCGTTTATGGACCACGTGAGAAGGATTACTTCCTAATGGCAAAAAGCATCAAGGGGCATAGCGACTTCGCTGTTGGCTACAAACAGCAGGATATCACCTTCGTATATGTTAAGGACGTTGTACAAGCTACCTTCCTCGCACTTGAGCACGGAAAGATAGGCAGTGCCTACTTCCTAAGTGATGGAAAGGTCTACCAGAGTACTACCTTTAGCGACCTTATCCACGAGGAGTTAGGCCGTCCTTGGTGGATTCGCATCACAGCTCCGATATGGGTATTGCGCGTTGTCACTTTCTTTGGTGACCTTATCGGACAAATGACAGGTAAGATTTCTGCTTTAAACAACGACAAATATCAGATTCTAAAGCAGCGTAACTGGCGTTGTAACATCCGCCCTGCGATTGAAGAGTTAGGTTATAAGCCTGAGTACGACCTCAAACGAGGCGTGAAAGAGACAATAGAATGGTATAAAAAAGAAGGCTGGCTGTAA
- a CDS encoding phosphatase PAP2 family protein, which produces MKQFIIDLFKLEKKPVKGLMAYEWVVMAYLALTLIVIFFMYTTIDNPQAMIFGRLRIVALTAAMWLVYRIAPCRATRFARVGVQLGLLAWWYPDTFEINRHLPNLDHLFAQWEQDLFGCQPALLFSKALPGPIFSELFDMGYAAYYPMIAATAVYYFGWYYKEFNRATFIILSSFFIYYVIFIFVPVTGPTFYYKAIGLQNVTAGIFPNVHDYFNHHQDCLPSPGYTDGIFYHLVESAKEAGERPTAAFPSSHVGVSTICMLLLWHDRNYKLLAILVPFYLLLCCATVYIQAHYLIDAIAGFISACILFAILLRISRKMITK; this is translated from the coding sequence ATGAAACAATTCATCATAGACTTATTTAAATTAGAAAAGAAGCCCGTAAAGGGACTTATGGCATACGAATGGGTGGTAATGGCATACTTGGCGTTGACACTCATCGTCATCTTCTTTATGTACACCACCATAGACAACCCACAAGCAATGATTTTCGGTCGTCTACGCATCGTTGCCTTGACTGCCGCAATGTGGCTTGTCTATCGCATAGCTCCGTGTAGAGCGACTCGCTTTGCACGTGTTGGCGTACAATTAGGACTACTTGCTTGGTGGTATCCCGATACCTTTGAAATCAATAGACACCTGCCCAACCTCGACCATCTCTTTGCTCAATGGGAGCAAGACCTCTTTGGTTGTCAGCCTGCATTGCTCTTCTCAAAGGCTTTGCCGGGTCCTATCTTTAGCGAGTTGTTCGACATGGGCTATGCTGCCTACTATCCAATGATAGCCGCAACAGCTGTCTATTACTTCGGATGGTACTATAAGGAGTTTAATAGAGCTACTTTTATCATCCTCTCTTCCTTCTTTATTTATTACGTCATCTTCATCTTCGTGCCTGTAACGGGTCCTACCTTCTACTATAAGGCGATTGGTTTACAGAACGTGACAGCGGGTATTTTCCCTAATGTTCACGACTATTTCAACCATCATCAGGACTGTTTACCAAGTCCAGGATATACTGATGGCATCTTTTATCACCTTGTTGAAAGTGCGAAAGAAGCTGGCGAACGTCCTACTGCAGCCTTCCCAAGCTCACACGTTGGTGTCAGCACCATCTGTATGTTGCTCCTTTGGCACGATCGTAACTATAAGCTTTTGGCTATTTTGGTACCCTTCTATCTCCTACTTTGCTGTGCCACAGTTTATATCCAAGCGCATTACCTCATTGATGCCATCGCTGGTTTCATCTCTGCCTGCATCCTTTTTGCCATCCTCTTACGCATATCAAGAAAGATGATAACGAAATAA
- a CDS encoding TonB-dependent receptor domain-containing protein, with protein sequence MKINRLIVTLGMMAIAITAHGQTSTISGVLLDSLTHEGEPYATIRVYKGKKSDKPVAMSVTAEDGKFSQKVTGQGNYLISFTSMGRKEILRRVQLTETGGIIDLGNLLVQDDTKQLKGIEVVAQKPLVKMETDKMTYDVQSDNDVKTNTVLDMLRKVPMVTVDGQDNITVNGQGSFKVYVDGKPNVMFSSNPSQIFKAMPASAVKSIEVVTNPGAKYDAEGVGGVLNIIMNTGDGKSKAMMNGYNGSVALSLSNRGSRTTTFFSGQQGKFTYSANVMGTKGKMNGTETEMRRTSSDGSAMSYWQKGNTNINFTMANISLGYELDSMSNIGATFGLTSHKMKNDGHPTTTFSGGAYGTGFTYGNEMTMENKSTSFNGSVDYQRFFNKARTSSLTLSYLLTTSPAENNNRRIYDALPAGVSIPLIDLYSAAKMRGTEHTVQVDFTTPLAKGQTLSTGLKFISHRNTSDSKFYDIIGSTEVYNATNSVDYKNTQSILAEYAEYSATMGKFGAKAGLRYEHTWEKVNFIVGSGADFKKNYGSLVPSASLSYNISGGVNLGLNYNMRISRPGVSYLNPYIDRSNPTVLSYGNPNLSVEKSHNVSLVFNYFTPKFMMNMTLGEAFANNQIEQYSFMNGTVLNTTYGNIVRSRWTNFSTFMNYAVTPKTRIMLNGGVDYGDIRSEQLDEHNHGWQASAFLGVQQTFPWKLNWSIFMGGLTKKRSLQGYSGGFNMFTSTLSKSFIKDKLNLSLMYFVPLTGKMHIKQYSHGANFENHMNFTIPAQHVALTITWNFGNTKKQFQTHKSNISNDFQEKKNDQQMNGIGMGAGTGM encoded by the coding sequence ATGAAAATTAATAGGTTAATCGTTACTTTAGGTATGATGGCTATTGCCATAACCGCACATGGTCAGACCTCAACGATATCGGGTGTATTACTCGATTCTTTGACCCATGAGGGTGAACCATACGCCACTATTAGAGTCTATAAAGGCAAGAAAAGCGACAAACCAGTGGCTATGTCGGTGACTGCAGAGGACGGAAAGTTCTCTCAAAAGGTAACGGGACAAGGTAACTATCTTATCTCCTTTACTTCGATGGGACGTAAAGAGATTTTGCGTAGGGTACAACTTACGGAGACTGGAGGCATTATCGATCTCGGAAACCTCCTTGTACAAGATGATACAAAGCAGTTGAAGGGTATCGAGGTTGTGGCTCAGAAGCCACTTGTAAAGATGGAAACCGATAAGATGACCTATGATGTACAGAGCGATAATGATGTCAAGACCAATACCGTACTTGATATGTTGCGCAAGGTTCCGATGGTAACAGTGGACGGACAGGATAATATTACTGTTAATGGACAAGGTTCCTTCAAGGTCTATGTGGACGGAAAACCTAACGTAATGTTCTCTTCCAATCCTTCACAGATATTCAAAGCAATGCCTGCTTCGGCTGTGAAATCAATCGAAGTAGTCACAAACCCCGGTGCAAAATATGATGCAGAAGGAGTCGGTGGTGTGCTGAATATCATCATGAACACTGGTGATGGAAAGAGCAAGGCAATGATGAACGGATATAATGGTAGTGTAGCTCTTAGCTTAAGTAACAGGGGTTCTCGTACCACAACCTTCTTTAGCGGACAGCAAGGAAAGTTCACCTACAGTGCCAATGTCATGGGAACGAAAGGCAAGATGAATGGAACTGAAACCGAAATGCGCCGTACTTCATCTGATGGGTCTGCTATGTCTTATTGGCAAAAGGGCAATACAAACATCAATTTTACGATGGCTAACATCAGCTTAGGCTATGAACTCGACTCTATGAGTAATATCGGTGCTACCTTTGGATTGACCTCTCACAAGATGAAGAACGATGGCCATCCTACGACAACCTTCTCTGGTGGAGCCTATGGAACAGGTTTCACGTATGGAAATGAGATGACGATGGAGAATAAGAGTACGTCGTTTAACGGTAGTGTAGACTATCAACGCTTCTTCAATAAGGCACGTACAAGTAGTCTGACATTGAGTTATCTCCTTACAACCTCACCTGCAGAAAACAACAATCGACGCATTTATGATGCCTTACCAGCAGGTGTGTCGATCCCTTTAATAGACCTTTATTCGGCTGCAAAGATGCGTGGAACGGAGCATACTGTACAAGTTGACTTTACGACTCCATTAGCAAAAGGACAGACATTGAGTACTGGTTTGAAGTTTATCTCTCATCGCAACACATCGGATTCTAAGTTCTATGACATCATAGGCAGTACAGAGGTCTATAATGCAACTAACAGTGTGGACTACAAGAACACACAGAGTATCTTGGCAGAGTATGCTGAGTACAGTGCGACAATGGGTAAGTTTGGTGCAAAGGCAGGCTTACGTTATGAGCATACGTGGGAGAAGGTGAATTTTATTGTTGGTTCTGGTGCCGACTTTAAGAAGAATTATGGAAGTCTTGTTCCCTCTGCCAGTCTCAGTTATAACATCTCTGGCGGAGTCAACTTAGGCTTGAATTACAACATGCGCATCAGCCGTCCGGGTGTTAGTTACCTCAACCCATATATCGATCGTTCCAATCCAACAGTCTTGAGTTATGGTAATCCGAATCTATCAGTTGAGAAGAGCCACAATGTAAGTTTAGTATTCAATTACTTTACACCGAAGTTTATGATGAATATGACGCTTGGTGAAGCTTTTGCTAATAACCAGATAGAGCAGTATTCATTCATGAACGGAACCGTATTGAATACTACCTATGGCAATATCGTGCGTAGTCGTTGGACCAATTTCAGCACCTTTATGAATTATGCTGTCACCCCTAAGACACGTATCATGCTCAATGGTGGCGTTGACTATGGAGATATTCGTTCAGAGCAGTTGGACGAACACAATCATGGATGGCAAGCAAGCGCATTCTTAGGCGTACAACAAACCTTCCCATGGAAGCTGAATTGGAGTATATTTATGGGTGGACTGACAAAGAAACGTTCATTGCAGGGATATAGCGGAGGCTTTAATATGTTCACGTCAACCCTTTCAAAGAGTTTCATCAAGGACAAACTCAACCTTAGTTTGATGTATTTCGTACCGTTGACAGGCAAGATGCACATCAAGCAATACAGCCATGGTGCTAACTTCGAGAATCACATGAACTTCACGATACCAGCACAACACGTGGCATTAACTATCACTTGGAATTTTGGAAATACTAAGAAGCAGTTCCAAACACACAAGAGTAATATTTCAAATGACTTCCAAGAGAAGAAGAATGACCAACAAATGAACGGTATTGGGATGGGTGCTGGCACTGGTATGTAG
- a CDS encoding S41 family peptidase: protein MCKKFVILSIVLFGLIVSISLVFLLNRWNAMHGQVDWDEVQWYTADKIPVSPKDFQNDFEEIFEQVKEKYPYTAKKHIKLDSIHAICLQRIDTMQSKVAYSLLIMEFFANLKCTHANNENILYPWFIQGDNIIAIGNRVFVNRPSVFAIKAGLQDKDEIVTVDGVPTNKWVMHNSKYVSASTDATHYLLSALTILCSYTSPIKTLGIIRHGRPITITLHLQSKSVPTKAEEQNVTWGKVSSKVGYINVKSMQDNADTEFSKALKYLSKLPYLIVDVRQNGGGNSWIGDNIAQNLIKGKRRIWNGSTIAPSTNSYKGKVIILMGHYSCSSAETFLITMKESGDAVLVGTSSAGDTGGIICLFKTSHGIFYRLPVGHSSGTSSKGFPLEGKGISPNYLVPMKVDDFLSGKDTQLSYALQLLQK from the coding sequence ATGTGCAAGAAGTTTGTTATATTAAGTATCGTTCTCTTTGGATTAATAGTATCCATTTCTTTAGTATTTTTGCTAAACAGATGGAATGCAATGCATGGACAGGTAGACTGGGATGAGGTTCAATGGTACACAGCAGATAAGATTCCTGTCAGTCCAAAAGACTTCCAAAATGATTTTGAAGAGATATTCGAACAGGTCAAAGAGAAGTACCCATATACTGCAAAGAAACACATCAAGCTTGATTCGATTCACGCTATATGCCTTCAACGAATTGACACCATGCAATCGAAAGTGGCTTATTCATTACTTATAATGGAATTCTTTGCCAACTTGAAATGCACTCATGCAAATAATGAAAACATACTATATCCTTGGTTCATACAAGGAGATAATATCATTGCCATTGGGAATCGTGTGTTTGTTAATCGTCCTTCAGTCTTTGCTATAAAGGCTGGATTGCAAGATAAAGACGAGATTGTAACTGTTGATGGTGTACCTACAAATAAATGGGTGATGCATAATAGCAAATATGTCTCAGCTTCGACTGATGCCACTCACTATCTGCTATCAGCTTTGACCATACTCTGTAGTTATACAAGTCCAATAAAGACACTTGGTATTATTCGCCATGGAAGACCAATAACTATCACCCTTCATCTGCAATCTAAGTCTGTTCCAACAAAAGCAGAGGAACAAAACGTAACTTGGGGAAAGGTTTCTTCAAAGGTTGGATATATTAACGTAAAAAGCATGCAAGATAATGCTGACACTGAATTCAGCAAAGCTTTGAAGTATCTAAGCAAACTCCCATACTTGATAGTTGATGTACGTCAGAATGGTGGAGGTAACAGTTGGATAGGAGATAATATTGCTCAGAACTTAATAAAAGGTAAACGACGTATTTGGAATGGGTCTACAATAGCTCCTTCTACTAACAGCTATAAGGGAAAAGTAATCATCTTGATGGGTCATTATTCCTGTTCTTCAGCTGAGACTTTTCTCATTACAATGAAAGAAAGTGGTGATGCCGTGTTGGTTGGTACATCTTCAGCTGGTGATACTGGTGGTATTATTTGTCTTTTTAAGACATCACACGGAATATTCTATCGACTTCCTGTAGGACATTCGTCAGGTACTTCTTCCAAGGGTTTCCCATTAGAAGGGAAAGGGATAAGCCCGAACTATTTGGTACCAATGAAAGTTGATGACTTCTTATCAGGGAAAGATACTCAATTGTCTTATGCTCTTCAACTGCTTCAAAAATAG
- a CDS encoding glycoside hydrolase family 71/99-like protein, whose product MKLKSVFTFAAVSGLLFASCADSYEGAPKKTEGSQQTMQVVPVAVTKSNTMQVYAHYMPWFETTTSNPKNEGKWGYHWTMKNCDPNKTDANGKRQIASHYYPQTGTYASGDEAVLDYQCLLMKYAGLDGVMVDWYGINSDNSIALHKSNTEALFRALKRAGLKMSVVYEDRTLEGVTDKVGTVRQDLRYLAENFFKDDSYVKVEGRPLLLDFGPIQMESPKDWYRSFSILTTKPMFLVLEGKMGSVNNATYSDNAQGVYTWVNPNPNYAIAKDYKCFVGGAMPGFWDYYKEGEGGTGYQTYSAENGALFQRQLDAARQAGLKYLQISTWNDYGEGTTIEPTLEYGYKYLLMLQKFTGVSYQQADLELIYRWYQARVAQPNNAKIKEAYNALVQLKTAEAKALLDAVNGKN is encoded by the coding sequence ATGAAGTTGAAATCAGTATTTACATTTGCAGCTGTCTCAGGATTGCTTTTTGCGTCTTGTGCAGACAGCTATGAGGGTGCACCTAAGAAGACTGAAGGCAGTCAGCAGACTATGCAAGTCGTGCCCGTTGCTGTTACAAAGTCAAATACCATGCAGGTATATGCACATTATATGCCTTGGTTTGAAACCACCACATCCAACCCTAAGAACGAAGGAAAGTGGGGTTACCACTGGACAATGAAGAACTGTGACCCTAACAAGACCGATGCTAACGGCAAAAGACAGATAGCTTCACACTATTATCCACAGACGGGTACTTATGCAAGTGGCGATGAGGCTGTGTTGGATTATCAGTGTTTGCTGATGAAATATGCTGGATTAGATGGTGTGATGGTCGACTGGTATGGTATTAATAGTGATAATTCAATTGCCTTACATAAGTCGAATACCGAAGCACTCTTCCGTGCTTTGAAACGTGCAGGGCTCAAGATGAGTGTCGTTTATGAAGACAGAACACTCGAAGGAGTGACAGATAAGGTTGGAACAGTACGTCAGGACTTACGTTATTTAGCTGAGAACTTCTTTAAAGATGATAGTTATGTGAAGGTTGAGGGTCGTCCATTGTTATTAGACTTCGGTCCTATTCAGATGGAATCGCCAAAAGATTGGTACCGTAGTTTCTCTATCCTCACCACAAAACCGATGTTCCTTGTACTGGAAGGAAAGATGGGAAGCGTTAATAATGCTACTTATTCAGACAATGCACAAGGTGTTTATACGTGGGTAAATCCTAATCCTAACTATGCTATAGCTAAGGATTATAAGTGCTTTGTAGGCGGTGCTATGCCTGGTTTCTGGGACTATTACAAAGAAGGTGAGGGTGGTACAGGTTATCAAACCTACAGTGCTGAGAACGGAGCGTTGTTCCAGAGACAGCTTGATGCAGCCCGACAGGCAGGTCTGAAGTATCTGCAAATAAGCACATGGAACGACTATGGCGAGGGAACTACTATCGAACCAACCTTGGAGTATGGGTATAAATACCTCCTCATGTTGCAGAAGTTCACTGGCGTAAGCTATCAGCAAGCCGACTTAGAACTTATCTATCGCTGGTATCAAGCACGTGTTGCACAACCTAATAATGCGAAGATAAAGGAGGCATATAATGCCCTTGTACAGTTAAAGACAGCTGAGGCAAAAGCCTTGCTTGATGCTGTTAATGGTAAGAATTAA